One Capsicum annuum cultivar UCD-10X-F1 chromosome 2, UCD10Xv1.1, whole genome shotgun sequence genomic window carries:
- the LOC107857928 gene encoding uncharacterized protein LOC107857928, translated as MDVETVKFKYGYFGKFKKNFYWDAFVSEVVVKQQWMKKASLCYKNFISNIKKNRATVQPEFVNDHVWEKWMELWQSDDCVKKSEINSNNHCGGQEVAAGTHTGGSITAGEHQKKLAKGAKQVAAMTAMLQAAAAIFPALKIGRDPTLSELHLHVHIHNHDGKSFVGERSRLLHERYEEIVREKVHCESEIDQLEIYYKAAGGAKKKRLFGLGSEAASYFGKKLFIEYVGGIRVQEGAVLDPPPTNDDDDDGNS; from the exons ATGGATGTTGAAACTGTTAAATTCAAATATGGTTATTTTGGAAAATTCAAG AAGAATTTCTATTGGGATGCTTTCGTTAGTGAAGTTGTGGTGAAGCAACAATGGATGAAGAAGGCTTCATTATGCTACAAGAATTTCATTTccaatataaagaagaatagagcTACAGTTCAACCGGAATTTGTAAATGACCATGTGTGGGAAAAGTGGATGGAACTTTGGCAAAGTGATGACTGTGTTAAGAAATCCGAGATAAATTCAAATAATCATTGTGGTGGACAGGAAGTAGCTGCTGGGACACACACAGGTGGCTCTATCACAGCTGGAGAGCACCAAAAAAAACTT gCTAAAGGAGCTAAG CAAGTAGCTGCAATGACAGCTATGCTA CAAGCAGCTGCTGCTATTTTTCCT GCTCTTAAAATAGGTCGAGATCCAACTCTAAGTGAGTTACATTTGCACGTCCATATACATAATCATGATGGAAAATCTTTTGTTGGTGAGCGTTCCCGACTTCTACAT GAAAGGTATGAAGAAATTGTACGGGAAAAAGTACATTGTGAATCTGAAATTGACCAATTGGAGATATATTATAAAGCTGCGGGAGGAGCAAAGAAGAAAAGACTATTTGGTCTTGGATCTGAAGCTGCCAGTTACTTTGGGAAAAAACTTT TTATTGAGTATGTTGGTGGTATTAGGGTACAAGAAGGGGCCGTGCTTGATCCTCCTCctactaatgatgatgatgacgacggTAATTCGTAG